In Mesorhizobium sp. J428, the genomic window GCAGGCCGCGCCCCGGAAACTCCGGATGCCGCGACAGGGCGCGCGCGACGAGGATTGCCGGAACGACGGACAGCAGCATGGACAGCGCGGCCTGCCAGAGCGTGAAGGAGGCGATGCGCAGCATGCCGGCATCGAACGCGCCGATCGCCCCGGACAAGTCCCGCGCCGCCTCGACGAAGAGGCCGGCGAAAGCTCCGCCGATGAGAAGAGCGATGAAACAGAGCGCGAGGAGGCCGGGGCGGGTCATGCGTGAAGGCCTTCTTCTCCCCGTTCACGGGGAGAAGATGCCGGCAGGCAGATGAGGGGCGGCGAAAACTGTCGACGTGTTCCGCAGCCCCTCATCCGACCCTTCGGGCCACCTTCTCCCCGTGAACGGGGAGAAGGAAGAATCGCGCGCAATGCCTCCTCCTACCTGCTCATCGCCGCCGTCCACTCCTCCACCCATGCCTTGCGGTTGGCCGCGACCTCTTCCGGCGAAAACAGCAGCGACTTTTCCGGCTTCACCAGCGCGTCGAAAGCCGGATTGAGCGGCTTGGAGGTCTTGGCGGCCGGGAACATCCAGTTCGTCTCGGGGATCGCGTCCTGGAACGCAGGCCCGGTCATGAAGGCGAGGAACTTCGCCGAGAGCGGGTTCGCTGCACCCTTCTTGGTGATGCCGGCGACCTCGATCTGCATGTAGTGCCCCTCGCTGAAAGCGGCCGCCTTGTAACGTTCGGACTTCTCCGCGATCACATGATAGGCGGGCGAGGTGGTGTAGGACAGCACCATCGGCGCCTCGCCCTTGGTGAACAGCCCGTACGCTTCGCTCCAGCCGGGCGTGACGGTGAGCACGCGGCCCTTGAGCTTCGCCCAGGCCTCGCCAGCCTTGTCGCCATAGACCGACTTCATCCACAGCACGAGGCCGAGCCCGGGCGTCGAGGTGCGCGGATCCTCGATGACGATTTTTTCCTGCGGATCGCCCTCGACCAGTTCCTTCAGGCTCGCCGGCGGGGTCTTAATCGCCTCGCTGTCGTAGACGACGGCGAAATAGCCGTAGTCGAAGGGAAGGAAGGTCGCGTCGCTCCAGCCACCGGGTACGGCGAGGTCGGCGGGCGAGAGGCCGTGCGGCGCGAACAGGCCGGTGTCCGCCGCCTCCTTGGTGAGGTTGGTGTCGAGGCCAAGCACGACGTCCGCCCTGCCCGAGGCGCCTTCGAGCCTGACGCGGTTGAGCAGCGCCACACCGTCGGCCACCGAGACGAATTCGAGGTCGCAGCCGCACTCCGCCTCGAACGCCTTCTCGACGATCGGACCCGGGCCCCATTCGGCGGTGAAGCTCTCATAGGTGTAGACGGTGAGCTTGTCCTGCGCCTGTGCGGGCGCCACGAAAGCGACCGTTGCGAGAAGTATCGGGATTGTCGCGCGCATCTGGCGCCTCCTTCATTCGAGTGAAAGGGAAGATGCGCCGCGAGCCGAACGCTTCTAATCCCTCCGCCGGTGCTAGCCGGATCAGGTTCAGCGGGTTGGCTATCGCCTCTCAGCCGGTTGCGGTTTCCCGCCCCGGCACCCCGTTAGAGCGCGTGGAACATAGGGCGGTCCCTTTGCCGGTGCAAGCCGGCGCTCCGCTGTTGACGCCCGTGCCGGACGCGTGGTCAGGATGGTTGATGCTCGACAAGCTCGAAGCCTTCATCGCGCTTTCCCGTGCGCAACACTTCGGCAAGGCGGCCGAGGATCTGGGCGTTACCCAGCCGACGCTGTCGGCCGCGATCAAGCAACTCGAGGGAGAACTGGGCGTCATGCTGGTCAAGCGGGGCTCGCGCTTCCAGGGGCTGACCACCGAGGGCGAGCAGGTGCTGACCTGGGCGCGGCGCATCTCGGGCGATGCGCGGGCGATGAAGGAGGAGATGCGCGCCGCGCGTCATGGCCTTTCGGGCCGCATCCGCATCGCCGCGATCCCGACGGCACTCGCCATGGTGGCGAAGCTCACCACGCCACTGCGCGAGAAGCATCCAGGCGTATCATTCTCGATCCTGTCGCGCACCTCGATCGAGGTCCTGTCGCTGCTCGGCAATTTCGACATCGACGCCGGCATCACTTATCTGGACAACGAGCCGCTCGGGCGGGTTCTTTCGGTGCCGCTCTATTCAGAGCGCTACCAGCTCATCACCGCGACCGGGAACCGCTATTCCGACCGCGCCTCGATCACCTGGGCGGAAGTGTCCGAACTGTCGCTCTGCCTCCTGACGCCCGACATGCAGAACCGGCGCATCATCGACCAGCACTTGGCCCAGGCGGGCGTGTCCGTGCGCGCTTCGCTCGAATCCAACTCGATGATCGTGCTGTATTCCCATATCCGCACCGGAAAATGGTCGTCGATCATGCCGCTGAACCTGGCCGAGACCTTCGGCTTCGCCGAGCCGATCCGTGCGATTCCCATCGTCGAGCCGGATGCCAGCCACACCGTCGGCCTGGTGGTGCAGCCGCGCGAGCCGCACACGCCGCTGGTCAAGGCGCTTCTCGACGAGGCGACGACCCTGGCGTCCCAGTCCCTGTCCTGAAGCTACCCGCCATGCGAACAGCTGTCGGCTCGCGATCGAGGTAATCTTCGGAAGAGAAAACCATAGCCGCGCCGAGCGCCTGCGCATGCTGCACGACGAGCCCTTCTATGTCTTCGCGGGCGACGTTCTCCGCCTCGTTGCGCAGCCGGACGGCCTCGGCAAGCATCGGCACGTTCACCACGCCGTCCAGCCTGGCCGCGCGCTCGACAGTGGAAACCACGTCGACTCTAAGCTTCTGTGACACTATCCGGTCCATCTGAAGACTCCCGATCCAGTCAATTAGGAACGGTAACCGCAGATTACCGAAGAAGCAACCCAAAACAGAAAATTATCTATTAATATCAGTAAGTTAGCAATTAGATAACTCGACTGAACCGGGGGGGCTTGTCCCATTGGGTTCAAATGGCCCAGAGAGCGACGGCACACCATAAGGTCCCGCCTATTGCGAATGTGTCGGATGCAACTATATAGTCACTTACTCATTATCTGTATTCAGCGTCTTGTGT contains:
- a CDS encoding LysR family transcriptional regulator; this translates as MLDKLEAFIALSRAQHFGKAAEDLGVTQPTLSAAIKQLEGELGVMLVKRGSRFQGLTTEGEQVLTWARRISGDARAMKEEMRAARHGLSGRIRIAAIPTALAMVAKLTTPLREKHPGVSFSILSRTSIEVLSLLGNFDIDAGITYLDNEPLGRVLSVPLYSERYQLITATGNRYSDRASITWAEVSELSLCLLTPDMQNRRIIDQHLAQAGVSVRASLESNSMIVLYSHIRTGKWSSIMPLNLAETFGFAEPIRAIPIVEPDASHTVGLVVQPREPHTPLVKALLDEATTLASQSLS
- the thiB gene encoding thiamine ABC transporter substrate binding subunit, with amino-acid sequence MRATIPILLATVAFVAPAQAQDKLTVYTYESFTAEWGPGPIVEKAFEAECGCDLEFVSVADGVALLNRVRLEGASGRADVVLGLDTNLTKEAADTGLFAPHGLSPADLAVPGGWSDATFLPFDYGYFAVVYDSEAIKTPPASLKELVEGDPQEKIVIEDPRTSTPGLGLVLWMKSVYGDKAGEAWAKLKGRVLTVTPGWSEAYGLFTKGEAPMVLSYTTSPAYHVIAEKSERYKAAAFSEGHYMQIEVAGITKKGAANPLSAKFLAFMTGPAFQDAIPETNWMFPAAKTSKPLNPAFDALVKPEKSLLFSPEEVAANRKAWVEEWTAAMSR